The window CCAAGCATCTTCTTTCCAATAGTGGCCTGCCACTTTGATGCATGTAACCCAGCAAAATAGGCTACAGCAACACATATGCTCACTATCGATGTTACAAAAATGGAGCCTAAATAGGTAGCTAAAAAGGATAGCGCTTCGTCATCTGTCATCGCTGTATCCATATATTCCGGATCAGCCATAATTAAATACGTGATATCAGAAGTTCCAAAGAAAAATACCAAGATAAGAATCGAAATGATACTCAATGGAATGCCAACAATAATGGAATCAATTAAATAGGCTGCTAGACGAAGCCAAAATCCTCCGTATTCCTTGTTTTCTTCATAAGAATAGACTTCATTAGTTGTCTCCATCTATTCCCCCCCTTTTTTTTACTAGTTTGTTAACTAGACCTCATACGCTAGAGAAAAATGGGCCATGATTCCAGCTCTATCGCTAACCATATGCCCTTTCTCTATCTTCTATAACCAATTAGTCCATTTCATTATAACATTTAATTCAATTCACGCTTTCCATTGTCTAACATTTGTTAAGCTTTCTAAGAATGGCTTAGTTTTCATTCTGCACTATTTAATCTAAGCTTCAATTAAGTTACAATAAATTTAAGTTTAGGAGGTAAAACAGTGGAACATTTAATTAATAAGAAAGTAAAAGAGATTGAAATTTCTGGTATTCGAAAGTTCTTCAACATGGTGGCCGGAACAGAAGGAATGATTTCATTAACCATTGGCCAGCCTGATTTTCCTACCCCTCACCATGTAAAGGAGGCTGGGAAAAAAGCGATTGATGAGGACTTTACTACCTATACTCATAATGCAGGCGATATTGAGCTTCGGAAGGCTGCTAGTCAATATATGAAAGAAAAGTATCATTTAGATTACAAGGCAGACTCGGAAGTAATTGTCACAGCAGGTGCAAGCGAAGCGATTGATATTACCTTTCGTACAATACTAGATGAAGCAACTGAAGTAATTATTCCAGGACCAGTCTACCCAGGCTATGAACCAATCATTAAGCTTTGTGGTGCAAAGCCAATATACGTAGATATTAGAAAAAACGGCTTTCGTTTTACAGCAGAAGTAATAGAATCCTACATAACCGATCAAACGAGATGTATTGTTCTGCCATATCCATCTAATCCAACCGGGGTTAGCTTAAGCAAACAAGAATTAATGAAGATAGCAGACCTGATTGCAGATAAAGATATATTTTTGTTAGCTGATGAAATCTACAGTGAACTCGTATATGACCAGCCCCATGTATCCATTGCCAGTTTTTCACGAGATAAAACGATTGTCATTAATGGATTATCGAAATCACACTCTATGACTGGATGGAGAATCGGCCTATTATTCGCACCGGAAAATATTGCTAAACACATCCTAAAGGTACATCAATACAATGTTACTTGCGCAACTTCAATCTCTCAAAAGGCCGCACTAACAGCCTTAACAGATGGTAAAAATGATGCCTTGCCAATGAAAGAGGCTTATCTGGAGCGGAGAAATTATGTTTATGAACGCTTACGCGAAATGGGACTTGAAGTACAAAAGCCTGACGGCGCCTTTTATTTTTTCGTCAAGCTTCCAACTGAAAAGGTTTCTTCTTTTGATTTCTGTCTTCAGCTAGTTAAGGAGGAAAAAGTGGCCGTTGTACCTGGCAGTGCTTTTTCCAGCTATGGAGAAGGATATTTCAGACTATCCTTTGCTTGTTCCATGCAAACACTTGAAGAGGGGTTAAACAGAATCGAGAACTTCATTAAAAAAATGCAGGCATAATGCCTGCACTTTTTTACCTCAGATAAATCCAGATTTTTACAAACCGCCTTTATATTTACCCTGATTTTTTGAAGCTTTTTCCTTTTTCGCTTTATCTTTATGAATCTTATTTGTATCAGTACTGCCAAATTCATGAGCAAATTCCTGGTTTAAGACCGCTGAATCAAAGCCCTTTTTATTTTTTTGCTGTGGATCATTTTTCTTATTTCGTTTTGCCATTATCATTCCTCCTTGTATCATACAGAATTAGTGTGATACGGAGGGATTTTCTTTATGCAAATTTAATCCTGCCAATATTTATAAAGGGCTTGTGTTCCACTATCTTCCTCACCACGCTGCGCAAGTGAGTCATACATACTTTTCGCTAAAGATAGTCCGGGAGTCTCCATTCCCATTGCATCAGCTTCTGCCAGTGCTATTTTCATATCTTTTATGAAATGCTTAATGTAAAAGCCAGGCATAAAATTGCCGTTAATCATCCTTGGTGCCAAATTTGACAGAGACCAGCTTCCCGCCGCTCCGAAAGAAATACTGGTTAACACCTTTTCCGGATTTAGACCGGCCTTTTCGGCATAAACCATCGCTTCACAGACCCCTATCATATTTGTGGCAATCGCTATTTGATTACACATCTTTGTATGCTGCCCAGCACCTGCTTTTCCTTGATAGACAATATTAGAACCTAGAAGCTTGAAAAGCGGTTCTAATTCGTCGTACACATCTCTGTCTCCACCAACCATGATAGAGAGCCTTGCTTCTTTTGCACCTACATCTCCTCCGGATACAGGAGCATCGACAGCAAAGAGCTCCCTTTCCTTTGCCGCTTGGTATATTTGCTCTGCTAATGTTGGTGTAGACGTGGTCATATCAATGACATATGTATGAGGTTTTGCATGAGCAACAATTCCGTCTTCCCCTAAATAAACCTCTTCTACATCCTTTGGATAACCTACAATGGTAAAAACAACGTTGGCCCTTTCAGCTATTTCCTTTGGTGATGAGGCCCACGCAGCTCCATTTTCTATCAATTCAGTTGCCTTATCCCTTGTTCGATTATAAACGATAACAGGGTATCCAGCCTTTAACAGATGTCCTGCCATACTTCTTCCCATTACCCCTGTACCAATAAATCCAATTCGTGTATTTTCTGGTGTCAGCATTCTATTCTCTCCTTCCATTCAAACCCTATATCTATTGTATCATCGCTGCTTTCAGGAAAGGAATAGTTCTTATTCTTAGAAGGACCATTTCCACTTGTAGAAGTGAAAATAAAGTTATAGTTGGGTAGCAAAACGAGTTAAAAAGGTTTGTGCGATAACTTTATCTTTACTGATGATTTCAACAGAGATTGCCTTTTGATCTGTAATCATTTTTTCTATATCAAAGACGTGTAAATCCATCATCAACGGCATTGGTTCCATATAGATAAAGGATTCTTTACTTTCTGATACATTTAAGGCTTTTCCAGCAAATACTTCCTTTGAACCGTATAAAATTTCCTTTTGACCTAGCGCCGCTGCCAGCTGTTCATCGTGAATACTCACTTTTACTCTATACATTGTTTCATCTGTAAATACCTTTTCATTAATTTTAAAACGAAACTGGAGCTCGTTTTTGTTTGTTAATAATACCTCAGCATGACGATTCAGAATGGAGGGCTCATGCTTGACAGAGCAGCCAGCTGCTAAAAGATAAAAGCCAATAAGTAAGATGGAATACATTTTTTTGCACACCTAAATCACTCCCTATTACCACCATAACCCAAAGACTTAGAGACTAAACCCTCTTAATGAAGAAAAAACCGGCTGGAAGTACCAGCCGGTTGGTGTATTCGTAATAAAAGGATTATTTTTCAACGGCTGCCGTAACAGCCTCAATTACTTCGTTTGTTGTGCTCATTTGCAATGCTTTCTGTGCAAGTTCTTCCATTTCCTTCTTAGAAAGGCGAAGGATTTGTGAACGAGCTTTTAGAATGGAGGTTGCACTCATGGAGAACTCATCAAGTCCTAAGCCTAGTAATAACGGAATAGCTGTTTCATCCCCAGCCATTTCCCCACACATTCCAGCCCATTTACCTTCCTTATGAGCTGCATCAATAACCATTTTAACTAATCTTAATATAGCTGGGCTATATGGCTGATAGAGGTAAGATACCCGCTCATTCATTCGATCGGCTGCCATAGTGTATTGGATTAAATCATTTGTACCAATACTAAAGAAATCTACTTCTTTTGCAAACTGATCGGCCATTACAGCTGTTGAAGGAATTTCAACCATAATGCCAAGCTCGATTTGATCTGATACAGCAGTACCTTCACTAACAAGCTTTTGCTTTTCTTCCTCCAAAATGGATTTAGCTTCCCTGAATTCATCCAAATTCGCAATCATCGGGAACATTATTTTCAGATTTCCATAAGAGCTTGCTCTCAATAATGCACGCAGTTGTGTTCTGAAGATGCCCTGTTCTTCCAGGCAAAGACGGATTGCTCGGAACCCAAGGAATGGATTCATTTCCTTTGGTAAATCTAGATATGGCAGCTCTTTATCGCCACCAATATCAAGCGTTCTCACAACTACTGGTTTACCCTTCATCCCTTCGAGAACAGCCTTATACGATTCAAACTGTTCCTCCTCGGATGGAAGCTCCGTTCTTCCCATATATAAGAATTCCGTACGATACAGGCCAATTCCTTCACCGCCATTATTAATAACACCCTCTAAATCATTAGGTGTTCCAATATTTGCGGCAAGTTCCACATGCTCACCATCTGCAGAAACGGTTTTTTCATGTAACAGTTTAGCCCACTCAGCTTTTTGTTCCTCGTAACGAATTTGTTCTTGTTTATATTGGTCAATTAATTCCTCGCTTGGATTAATGTGAACCTCACCTTTAAGTCCATCAACAATGATGATGTCTCCGTTTTGGATATCCTTCGTTGCTGTTTTTGTACCAACTACAGCCGGTATTTCCATAGAACGAGCCATTATGGCTGAATGTGAAGTACGTCCGCCGATATTAGTTGTAAAGGCTTTTACGTATTTACGATTCAGTTGGGCTGTATCTGATGGTGTTAAATCTTCAGCAACAACGATTGTTTCCTCCGCTATCATACTTGGATTGACAATCTCGACTCCTAGTAAATGCGATAGAATACGCTTTCTAACGTCGCGGATATCGGCAGCTCTTTCCTTCATGTATTCATTATCCATTTGTTCAAACATAGAGATAAACATATCCGTAACTTCTTTTAACGCATACTCAGCATTTACTTTTTCTGATTTAATTTTATCTTCAATTGGAGTCAGCAATTCTGGGTCATTCGCAATAAGTAAGTGTGCCTCAAAAATGGCAGCTTTATCTGCTCCAAGTTCTACATTTGCTTTTTCACGAATTGCCTCAAGCTCTGCCTTTGATGTTGCAATGGCATCCTGTAATCGTTTAATCTCTTGAACCTCATCTGTAATAACCTTCTTTTCAAAAGAAAGATCCGGCTCAACTAAACGATAGGCCTTTGCAATCGCAATTCCACTTGAAGCAGCAATACCTTTTAAGTAATTCATTATTCCGCCAACTCCTCTTTATGTAACGTTTCTACTATCGAACTTAATGCTATTTCCTCGTCTTTGCCGTCCACAGTAATGGTTATGTCTGCTCCTTTTCCAATCCCTAAAGACATAACACCCATAATGGATTTTAAATTAACCTTTTTCCCTTTATATTCAAGATGGATTTCTGAATTAAATTTGCCTGCAGTCTGTACCAGCATAGTAGCTGGACGCGCATGTATCCCTGATTCAGCAATCACTTTAAATTGTTTCTCTAACATTTAAGATCGAACTCCTTCTTAAAAAAATTATTTAAGATGTCAGGGCAAACGGTAAATTTACTATTTTAGGATAGAAGAGATAGTAAAATTCATTCTAGCTTTCATGCAAATAATAACTAGTAAATCTCTTATTTATTATTTATTATCAAAAAGATTTTACTCGTGTTAAATTGTGTATTCCCTATCAAGATATTATCTAATAATACTGAACATCTCATTCAGTAGGATAGCATGTTCTCCATTACCGTGAAAGCTTTTTGATACATGTTCTAATTTTCAATTATTAAACCGCTTACATACAGTAAACCTTGTGGTAGCCCAGCTAAACCACCTTTATTTTGTCTTCTTGTGCAGAAGGAAAATCAGCTTCTTGGCTCTTTTAAATAATGAAAAAGAACATCACCGCCTCGTTGGGCAATTCCACGAAAATGTCTAAAATCCTCTCGTTTGACAAGCACTTGGCGGAAATTGAGAAATTCAGCTTTCTTCACCATATACTCCGTTAGCACTCCATTTTTTAGATCCTCTAAAATTTTTTGGGTCTCTTCTGCATTCACTTCTCCATCACTCCATTTTATTACCATAGTATTATTTTTCCAAAAGATTATAGCCGGCTATGTAAATATAGATTATCATAGTGATTTTACTCGATACAATCCATTCATTACAGGATAAAAAACCTTTACGAATAATAAAAAGTAAGGCAAAATAGGTAGTAAATTCGTAAGTGAAGGAGAGATAACGATTTTGAGAATAGCAGAGGTTGGCAATATCATTGAATTCAAAGAAGGTTTACAGGGGATTGTTGAAAAAGTAAATGAAAATTCTGTAATTGTTGACTTAACGTACATGAAGAACTTTCGTAACCTCGAATTAGATGCAAGAACAGTTGTAAATCATAAGAACTATAAAATTATTAAAGAATCAATAATCTGAGGTGTCAATTTTCATTTTCTGAAAATGAAAATGTTTTCATTGTATTCGTCTATCCATTTTTCACTTAATCCTCCAGCTACCCTTCATAGCAGGAGGATTAACACGAATGAACCAGGGACAAGCAAAGCTTGCCTGTCCTCAGTAGGTACGGACCAATTATGTTTCCTTTCCTTCATTAGCTAGTTCCTTAAATGTTTTTACTTTCCCATGTGGATTTTGATCTTGCTTTCTTACAGTCCATGCTCTTTCTTTCTCTCGTTTTGCCCTCGTCATTTGATTTCTCCTTATCCTTTATTCAACAACTTAGTACGCTGTTGTTACTACTATCATTAACTTTTCGAATCGTTTTTATTAATATAGCTAAACATAAAAAAACTTCTCTTCATCCCCTTTTCTACCCACACCTCGTTATTTTTGGTAAAATAATGGGTGTCTATAAGAAAGGAGCTTTGAAGTGAGAAAATTCCCTATTGATTACCGGATTTTATTCGGCTTAATCATCGCCCACTTTTTTATGTATATAACATTTCAAGACAAAGCCATATTTTGGTATATGTTTACAGCCACGATGTTAATACTAATGAGCTATTCCATTTTGCATGAGAAATCAGATCAACAGGCATCCTTTTTCATGTACAGCATTTACGGCATCCTTTCTGGTATGCT of the Bacillus tuaregi genome contains:
- a CDS encoding phosphocarrier protein HPr; amino-acid sequence: MLEKQFKVIAESGIHARPATMLVQTAGKFNSEIHLEYKGKKVNLKSIMGVMSLGIGKGADITITVDGKDEEIALSSIVETLHKEELAE
- a CDS encoding RDD family protein, yielding METTNEVYSYEENKEYGGFWLRLAAYLIDSIIVGIPLSIISILILVFFFGTSDITYLIMADPEYMDTAMTDDEALSFLATYLGSIFVTSIVSICVAVAYFAGLHASKWQATIGKKMLGLKVTNLRGERISFWRGLGRYLAMSFLSGILFIGYIMVGLTEKKQGLHDLIAGTIVVKK
- the ptsP gene encoding phosphoenolpyruvate--protein phosphotransferase, producing MNYLKGIAASSGIAIAKAYRLVEPDLSFEKKVITDEVQEIKRLQDAIATSKAELEAIREKANVELGADKAAIFEAHLLIANDPELLTPIEDKIKSEKVNAEYALKEVTDMFISMFEQMDNEYMKERAADIRDVRKRILSHLLGVEIVNPSMIAEETIVVAEDLTPSDTAQLNRKYVKAFTTNIGGRTSHSAIMARSMEIPAVVGTKTATKDIQNGDIIIVDGLKGEVHINPSEELIDQYKQEQIRYEEQKAEWAKLLHEKTVSADGEHVELAANIGTPNDLEGVINNGGEGIGLYRTEFLYMGRTELPSEEEQFESYKAVLEGMKGKPVVVRTLDIGGDKELPYLDLPKEMNPFLGFRAIRLCLEEQGIFRTQLRALLRASSYGNLKIMFPMIANLDEFREAKSILEEEKQKLVSEGTAVSDQIELGIMVEIPSTAVMADQFAKEVDFFSIGTNDLIQYTMAADRMNERVSYLYQPYSPAILRLVKMVIDAAHKEGKWAGMCGEMAGDETAIPLLLGLGLDEFSMSATSILKARSQILRLSKKEMEELAQKALQMSTTNEVIEAVTAAVEK
- a CDS encoding YkvS family protein, translated to MRIAEVGNIIEFKEGLQGIVEKVNENSVIVDLTYMKNFRNLELDARTVVNHKNYKIIKESII
- a CDS encoding DUF6254 family protein, giving the protein MTRAKREKERAWTVRKQDQNPHGKVKTFKELANEGKET
- a CDS encoding aminotransferase A: MEHLINKKVKEIEISGIRKFFNMVAGTEGMISLTIGQPDFPTPHHVKEAGKKAIDEDFTTYTHNAGDIELRKAASQYMKEKYHLDYKADSEVIVTAGASEAIDITFRTILDEATEVIIPGPVYPGYEPIIKLCGAKPIYVDIRKNGFRFTAEVIESYITDQTRCIVLPYPSNPTGVSLSKQELMKIADLIADKDIFLLADEIYSELVYDQPHVSIASFSRDKTIVINGLSKSHSMTGWRIGLLFAPENIAKHILKVHQYNVTCATSISQKAALTALTDGKNDALPMKEAYLERRNYVYERLREMGLEVQKPDGAFYFFVKLPTEKVSSFDFCLQLVKEEKVAVVPGSAFSSYGEGYFRLSFACSMQTLEEGLNRIENFIKKMQA
- a CDS encoding NAD(P)-dependent oxidoreductase; translation: MLTPENTRIGFIGTGVMGRSMAGHLLKAGYPVIVYNRTRDKATELIENGAAWASSPKEIAERANVVFTIVGYPKDVEEVYLGEDGIVAHAKPHTYVIDMTTSTPTLAEQIYQAAKERELFAVDAPVSGGDVGAKEARLSIMVGGDRDVYDELEPLFKLLGSNIVYQGKAGAGQHTKMCNQIAIATNMIGVCEAMVYAEKAGLNPEKVLTSISFGAAGSWSLSNLAPRMINGNFMPGFYIKHFIKDMKIALAEADAMGMETPGLSLAKSMYDSLAQRGEEDSGTQALYKYWQD